From the genome of Denticeps clupeoides chromosome 4, fDenClu1.1, whole genome shotgun sequence, one region includes:
- the LOC114788731 gene encoding ufm1-specific protease 2-like isoform X2 encodes MVLVDDGAMILRLGGGLEFLCQLDVSDASQRQLEVSRSFADLRSRVKAESLVFSLTDSALFIWPNKSFQASLDDVDESTACGELLQYVRSEDDDGGGKKKKKDKKSVVPVVNLRFMMEITEPTEPSAPCLYRENKKHHCIRMVLPMDCVVTVRSDETFGSSCKRLLRALSTQLSEMEAVTLRHMKDTDVPVPRPFHFSLPTSTELVTIVYPASVDDKGLESFRKELHNRFELPDDRPYFRRSNAFHFPDEPYKDGYLRNPHNHLNHPNIEGAKPYLVQGVYSYHHYMQDRMDDNGWGCAYRSLQTICSWFRQQGYMERTVPTHKEIQQALVDVGDKPAAFVGSRQWIGSIEVQAVLSHLLGVTSKILFVRALSFPRKEEN; translated from the exons ATG GTCCTCGTAGACGACGGCGCCATGATCCTGCGTCTGGGAGGAGGTCTGGAGTTCCTGTGCCAGCTGGACGTCTCCGATG CGTCCCAGAGGCAGCTGGAGGTTTCAAGGAGCTTTGCAGACCTGCGCTCGCGAGTGAAGGCGGAGTCCCTTGTTTTCAGCCTGACCGACAGCGCCTTATTTATTTGGCCCAATAAATCGTTTCAGGCCAGTCTCGATGACGTGGATGAAAGCACCGCGTGTGGAGAGCTGCTGCAGTATGTTCG ATCAGAAGATGACGATGGaggggggaagaagaagaaaaaagacaagaagAGTGTTGTG CCGGTTGTGAACCTGCGCTTCATGATGGAGATAACAGAACCGACTGAGCCCTCTGCACCCTGTCTCTACCGAGAGAACAAGAAGCACCACTGCATCAGGATGGTCCTGCCCATGGACTGCGTAGTTACTGTGCGGTCTGACGAGACCTTTGGATc GTCCTGTAAACGCCTTTTGAGGGCACTCTCTACTCAGCTGTCTGAAATGGAGGCAGTCACACTGCGACACATGAAGGACACGGATGTGCCAGTACCTCGGCCCTTCCATTTTTCACTGCCCACTTCTACAGAACTGGTCACCATAGTTTACCCTGCTAGCGTTGATGACAAAGGGCTGGAATCTTTCAGAAAG GAGCTTCACAACAGGTTCGAGCTGCCTGATGACAGGCCTTACTTTAGACGCTCAAACGCATTTCACTTTCCTGACGAACCTTACAAAGACGGCTACCTCCGAAACCCCCACAATCACTTGAATCACCCCAACATAGAGGGAGCAAAA CCGTATTTGGTGCAGGGTGTGTACAGCTACCATCACTACATGCAGGATCGAATGGATGATAATGGCTGGGGTTGTGCCTACCGCTCCCTACAGACCATCTGCTCCTGGTTCCGACAGCAGGGCTACATGGAGCGCACTGTGCCCACCCACAAAGAGATTCAGCAG GCTCTTGTTGATGTTGGGGACAAGCCCGCAGCCTTTGTGGGCTCACGGCAGTGGATTGGCTCCATTGAAGTGCAGGCTGTACTGAGCCACCTATTGGGAGTGACGTCCAAGATTTTGTTTGTAAG GGCTCTGAGCTTCCCTCGCAAGGAAGAGAACTAG
- the LOC114788311 gene encoding PDZ and LIM domain protein 3-like translates to MPMNVVLERPAPWGFRLTGGKDFNQPLTISRINPGSKASVANLCTGDIIIAIDGVPTEDMMHCEAQNRIKDCGSQLCLTIERPETKLWSPHVIEDGKVNPFKINLEEEKQEYTPIGTGHNRKAQPFVAAANIDDKRQVVSAAYNSPIGLYSSGNIQDALHGQLRGMVHNKPLSPRTLTSIEESDVYRMLQKEQEQEEPHEPRQSGSFKALQDFVNSDGTRPLVTKTVRAPSTKPAAPAGNLQKLPVCDKCGNGIVGTVVKARDKFRHPGCFVCSDCDMNLKQKGYFFVEGQLYCETHARARTRPPEGHDLVTTYPQA, encoded by the exons ATGCCAATGAACGTAGTGCTGGAGAGGCCGGCCCCTTGGGGCTTCCGTTTAACGGGGGGAAAGGACTTCAATCAGCCTCTGACCATCTCCAGG ATCAATCCAGGCAGTAAAGCCTCGGTGGCAAATCTGTGCACCGGTGACATTATCATCGCCATTGACGGTGTGCCTACTGAAGACATGATGCACTGTGAGGCTCAGAACAGGATCAAGGACTGTGGTAGTCAGTTGTGTCTCACCATAGAAAG GCCTGAAACCAAACTCTGGTCTCCACACGTGATTGAAGATGGGAAAGTAAATCCATTCAAAATCAACCTGGAGGAAGAGAAGCAA GAATATACACCAATTGGGACAGGCCACAACCGCAAGGCCCAGCCATTTGTGGCTGCTGCTAACATTGATGACAAGAGGCAGGTGGTGAGCGCAGCATATAACTCGCCCATCGGCCTCTACTCCTCAGGAAATATCCAAGATGCCCTTCATGGGCAACTGCGGGGCATGGTTCATAATAAGCCACTTAG CCCGAGGACCCTGACTTCCATTGAAGAGTCTGATGTCTACCGCATGTTGCAAAAGGAGCAGGAGCAAGAAGAGCCTCACGAACCCCGGCAGTCTGGCTCATTTAAAGCTCTGCAGGACTTTGTCAACAGTGATG GAACCCGTCCTCTGGTTACAAAAACAGTAAGAGCTCCCAGCACAAAACCCGCAGCACCTGCTGGGAACCTGCAGAAGCTGCCTGTGTGTGACAAGTGTGGCAATGGGATTGT GGGAACGGTGGTGAAGGCACGCGACAAGTTTCGACACCCTGGGTGCTTTGTCTGTTCTGACTGTGATAtgaacctaaagcagaaaggcTATTTCTTTGTGGAGGGCCAGCTGTACTGTGAGACCCATGCACGAGCCCGGACAAGACCACCAGAGGGTCACGACCTTGTCACGACTTACCCACAGGCATAG
- the LOC114788731 gene encoding ufm1-specific protease 2-like isoform X1 — translation MVLVDDGAMILRLGGGLEFLCQLDVSDASQRQLEVSRSFADLRSRVKAESLVFSLTDSALFIWPNKSFQASLDDVDESTACGELLQYVRSEDDDGGGKKKKKDKKSVVPVVNLRFMMEITEPTEPSAPCLYRENKKHHCIRMVLPMDCVVTVRSDETFGSSCKRLLRALSTQLSEMEAVTLRHMKDTDVPVPRPFHFSLPTSTELVTIVYPASVDDKGLESFRKELHNRFELPDDRPYFRRSNAFHFPDEPYKDGYLRNPHNHLNHPNIEGAKPYLVQGVYSYHHYMQDRMDDNGWGCAYRSLQTICSWFRQQGYMERTVPTHKEIQQALVDVGDKPAAFVGSRQWIGSIEVQAVLSHLLGVTSKILFVSQGSELPSQGRELANHFLTEGTPVMIGGGVLAHTILGVAWSETSGQIRFLILDPHYTGGEDLQTITDKGWCGWKGPEFWDQNAYYNLCLPQRPKAI, via the exons ATG GTCCTCGTAGACGACGGCGCCATGATCCTGCGTCTGGGAGGAGGTCTGGAGTTCCTGTGCCAGCTGGACGTCTCCGATG CGTCCCAGAGGCAGCTGGAGGTTTCAAGGAGCTTTGCAGACCTGCGCTCGCGAGTGAAGGCGGAGTCCCTTGTTTTCAGCCTGACCGACAGCGCCTTATTTATTTGGCCCAATAAATCGTTTCAGGCCAGTCTCGATGACGTGGATGAAAGCACCGCGTGTGGAGAGCTGCTGCAGTATGTTCG ATCAGAAGATGACGATGGaggggggaagaagaagaaaaaagacaagaagAGTGTTGTG CCGGTTGTGAACCTGCGCTTCATGATGGAGATAACAGAACCGACTGAGCCCTCTGCACCCTGTCTCTACCGAGAGAACAAGAAGCACCACTGCATCAGGATGGTCCTGCCCATGGACTGCGTAGTTACTGTGCGGTCTGACGAGACCTTTGGATc GTCCTGTAAACGCCTTTTGAGGGCACTCTCTACTCAGCTGTCTGAAATGGAGGCAGTCACACTGCGACACATGAAGGACACGGATGTGCCAGTACCTCGGCCCTTCCATTTTTCACTGCCCACTTCTACAGAACTGGTCACCATAGTTTACCCTGCTAGCGTTGATGACAAAGGGCTGGAATCTTTCAGAAAG GAGCTTCACAACAGGTTCGAGCTGCCTGATGACAGGCCTTACTTTAGACGCTCAAACGCATTTCACTTTCCTGACGAACCTTACAAAGACGGCTACCTCCGAAACCCCCACAATCACTTGAATCACCCCAACATAGAGGGAGCAAAA CCGTATTTGGTGCAGGGTGTGTACAGCTACCATCACTACATGCAGGATCGAATGGATGATAATGGCTGGGGTTGTGCCTACCGCTCCCTACAGACCATCTGCTCCTGGTTCCGACAGCAGGGCTACATGGAGCGCACTGTGCCCACCCACAAAGAGATTCAGCAG GCTCTTGTTGATGTTGGGGACAAGCCCGCAGCCTTTGTGGGCTCACGGCAGTGGATTGGCTCCATTGAAGTGCAGGCTGTACTGAGCCACCTATTGGGAGTGACGTCCAAGATTTTGTTTGTAAG CCAGGGCTCTGAGCTTCCCTCGCAAGGAAGAGAACTAGCAAACCACTTTCTGACTGAAGGAACTCCTGTTATGATTG GAGGGGGTGTTCTAGCACACACCATTCTGGGAGTGGCGTGGAGCGAGACATCAGGGCAGATTCGCTTTCTCATCTTGGACCCACACTACACTGGGGGGGAAGACCTGCAGACCATCACTGACAAG